In Carya illinoinensis cultivar Pawnee chromosome 7, C.illinoinensisPawnee_v1, whole genome shotgun sequence, the following are encoded in one genomic region:
- the LOC122314687 gene encoding uncharacterized protein LOC122314687 yields MRENPRAEAERLLGIAEKLLRNRDLGGSRDFAILAQETEPLLDGSDQILAVVDVLLAAEKHINNHHDWYAILQVDRRSDDQDRIKKQYRRLALLLHPDKNNFPFADQAFKLVADAWAVFNDHLKKSLYDNELSLFAKVDLSLGGRKDHHGESNSNYTSGANEGPDDNRLRLSSFWTMCPYCYHLYEYPRVYEECCLRCQNCRKAFHAVLIPSLPPLVPGQKAYYCSWGVFPMGFVKTDSAGKDALADGAAIRNWMPNAPSQESGRNDVIPFTAAGREVSAVGGLGGNSGPSKRKRGRPRKSTVQAR; encoded by the coding sequence ATGAGAGAGAATCCCAGAGCCGAAGCCGAACGATTACTGGGAATCGCCGAGAAGCTCCTGCGCAACCGAGATCTAGGCGGGTCCAGAGACTTCGCCATCTTGGCTCAGGAGACGGAGCCCCTTCTTGATGGGTCGGATCAGATCTTGGCCGTGGTGGACGTCCTTCTCGCGGCGGAGAAGCACATAAACAATCACCACGACTGGTACGCTATCCTCCAGGTTGATCGCCGGTCTGATGACCAGGATCGCATCAAGAAACAGTACCGCAGGCTCGCGCTGCTCCTCCATCCGGACAAGAACAATTTCCCGTTCGCCGATCAGGCTTTCAAGCTCGTAGCCGATGCCTGGGCTGTCTTCAACGACCACCTCAAGAAGTCTCTATATGACAACGAGCTCAGCCTCTTCGCCAAGGTCGATCTGAGCTTGGGCGGTAGGAAGGACCATCACGGGGAGAGCAACAGTAATTACACTAGCGGCGCGAACGAGGGTCCGGATGATAATCGATTGAGACTGTCGAGCTTCTGGACCATGTGTCCCTACTGTTACCACCTGTACGAATATCCTAGGGTTTACGAGGAGTGTTGCTTGCGGTGCCAGAATTGCCGGAAGGCGTTCCATGCGGTGCTGATCCCATCGCTGCCACCGCTGGTGCCGGGCCAGAAGGCCTACTACTGTTCCTGGGGCGTCTTTCCAATGGGCTTCGTGAAGACGGACAGCGCAGGAAAGGATGCCTTGGCGGATGGCGCGGCGATTCGAAATTGGATGCCCAACGCACCATCGCAGGAGAGTGGTAGGAATGATGTGATACCGTTCACGGCGGCCGGAAGGGAGGTTTCAGCGGTGGGTGGTTTGGGTGGGAACTCGGGACCCAGCAAAAGGAAGAGAGGAAGGCCCCGAAAGTCTACTGTGCAAGCCCGATAA